The stretch of DNA GCTAACCAGCTATGACCTTCGTCACCCGCCTCACGCTCCAGAGCGGCGACCGCGCCGCCCTCGAGAGTATCGTCGACGACATCAAAACGACTGCCGAGCGGAAAGGTGCAGAACTGAAAGGGCCACACTCCCATCCGCCGACAGATCTCTCGGTGCCACAGCGCTGTCGCCTGCACGCCGACGACGACCGGCACTTCTCCTCCTGGAGCTACACCGTCTTCACTCGCGAACTCGAGATTCACGGCCACGACAACCTCGCGCGTAACATCGCCGAACAGAACTTCCCGGATTCGGTCCACATCGAGGCCGAGGTCGAACAGATTCACAGCGCCGGTCGCGGAAACTGACCGGATCGATAGCTCGG from Natronobacterium texcoconense encodes:
- a CDS encoding uS10/mL48 family ribosomal protein; protein product: MTFVTRLTLQSGDRAALESIVDDIKTTAERKGAELKGPHSHPPTDLSVPQRCRLHADDDRHFSSWSYTVFTRELEIHGHDNLARNIAEQNFPDSVHIEAEVEQIHSAGRGN